The Paenibacillus sp. G2S3 region AAGGCCAAGCTTAGGTTTATACTTCACCCAGCTTGGCCTTTTATCATGAAACAAATACGTTTAGGAAACTTGAGATTCCTTAGCAAGAACAGGTACGGTGTTATCCTTCACCTGCACATCATCCTTTGTCTTGGAGAGGACAATGTTCAGCACAATCGCTGTAAGCGAACCGGATACGATACCGTTCTGCAGCAGCATCCGAGCAAATTCAGGCAGCTCTGCGAACATTGCAGGAAGTGTTGCTGAACCTAAGCCAACAGCGATACTGCATGCAGCAATCAGTAGATTACCGTCCTTACGCAGATCCACATCGGATAGAATGGATATTCCGGAAACAGCAACCGATCCGAACATAACAATCATCGCTCCACCAAGTACGGCATTCGGTACGATCGTCGTCAAAGCAGCCAGCTTAGGCAATAGTCCTAATACAATCATGATCCCGCCAGCGGCAAAAATAACGTTACGAGTCTTAATACGAGACAGCGAAATCAAACCCACATTTTGAGAAAAGGCCGTGTATGGGAAAGCATTAAAGATTCCGCCCAGCATAATGGCTACTCCCTCAGAACGTAGTCCGTTTACGATCTGCTTCTGTTCAACTTTTTGATCAATTACTTTACCTACTGCAAAATAAACCCCAGTAGACTCCACCATACTAACAATATTAACGATGATCATAGTGAAGATTGCAGTAAGACTGAACTCAGGCCATCCGAAGTAGAACGGCTGTGCGATGCTCACCCAAGAAGCGTCACCTACCGTAGAAAAGTTAACGATACCCATTCCATAAGCAATAGCCGTACCTACCACAAGACCTACCAAAACTGAGATCGAGCGCAGGAATCCAGTGGCGAAACGGTTAACTGCTAAAATGACA contains the following coding sequences:
- a CDS encoding nucleobase:cation symporter-2 family protein, which codes for MLSKQKVFTLGLQHVLAMYAGAVIVPLIVGGALKLNGTQMAYLIAADLFTCGLATLLQIMGTKYFGSRLPVILGCTFTAVGPIIAIASTHNLATAYGAIIISGLFVVLAAPLYGKLLKFFPTIVTGSVVTIIGLSLIPVAMNNVAGGEGSADFGQPRNLLLALITLLVILAVNRFATGFLRSISVLVGLVVGTAIAYGMGIVNFSTVGDASWVSIAQPFYFGWPEFSLTAIFTMIIVNIVSMVESTGVYFAVGKVIDQKVEQKQIVNGLRSEGVAIMLGGIFNAFPYTAFSQNVGLISLSRIKTRNVIFAAGGIMIVLGLLPKLAALTTIVPNAVLGGAMIVMFGSVAVSGISILSDVDLRKDGNLLIAACSIAVGLGSATLPAMFAELPEFARMLLQNGIVSGSLTAIVLNIVLSKTKDDVQVKDNTVPVLAKESQVS